In Candidatus Hydrogenedentota bacterium, a single window of DNA contains:
- a CDS encoding thiolase family protein: protein MQNVYVVSGARTAIGKAKRGALVNYRPDDMAAEAIKAAIERAGITPDRVQDVVLGCAIPEQSQGMNMARIAALRAGMPDTASAMTINRFCSSGMEAMAIAGAKITAGLLDIAVAGGAESMSMVSMPGARVSPNPYLSKNHPEIFIGMGNAGDNVARDFGFTRQELDEWAVESNQKAVAAIDQGKFKDQIVPLQVPNGASGPVVFDTDEGPRRDTTLEGLLSLKPAFAVNDKIGFHTAGNSSQMSDGAAALVLMSEKAMKETGAKPLARFLAYNVAADTPKYLGPAQLVAIPKACQMAGIKVSDVDLFEINEAFAAVAMLVTRELKLDKNKVNVNGGAIALGHPLGCTGGKLSVQIIDELRKRGGKYGVVTMCIGGGMGAAGVFEICQ from the coding sequence ATGCAGAACGTGTACGTTGTATCGGGAGCGCGGACGGCGATCGGCAAGGCGAAGCGTGGCGCTCTCGTGAATTACCGTCCCGACGACATGGCCGCAGAAGCGATCAAGGCGGCTATCGAACGCGCGGGGATTACACCGGATCGAGTTCAGGATGTTGTGCTCGGTTGCGCCATTCCGGAGCAATCGCAGGGCATGAACATGGCGCGCATCGCGGCGCTCCGCGCGGGCATGCCGGACACGGCAAGCGCCATGACCATCAACCGCTTCTGTTCGTCGGGCATGGAGGCCATGGCGATTGCGGGCGCAAAGATCACGGCGGGGTTGCTCGACATCGCTGTTGCAGGCGGCGCGGAATCGATGTCGATGGTGTCGATGCCCGGCGCGCGTGTCTCGCCGAACCCGTACTTGTCGAAGAATCATCCCGAGATCTTCATCGGAATGGGCAACGCGGGCGACAACGTCGCGCGCGACTTCGGATTCACGCGGCAAGAGCTCGATGAGTGGGCAGTGGAGAGCAATCAGAAGGCCGTCGCGGCCATCGACCAGGGCAAGTTCAAGGATCAAATTGTTCCTCTGCAGGTGCCCAATGGCGCAAGCGGTCCGGTCGTATTCGACACGGATGAAGGCCCGCGCCGCGATACGACATTGGAAGGTTTGCTCTCGTTGAAACCGGCCTTTGCGGTAAACGACAAGATCGGTTTCCACACGGCAGGCAACTCAAGCCAAATGAGCGACGGCGCGGCTGCTCTCGTTCTCATGAGCGAGAAGGCCATGAAGGAAACCGGCGCAAAACCGCTGGCGCGCTTCCTTGCCTACAATGTCGCGGCGGACACGCCAAAGTACCTCGGCCCGGCTCAATTGGTGGCCATCCCCAAAGCGTGCCAGATGGCGGGGATTAAGGTTTCCGATGTCGACCTGTTTGAGATCAACGAAGCCTTCGCGGCCGTCGCGATGTTGGTGACACGCGAACTCAAGCTCGACAAGAACAAGGTGAACGTCAACGGCGGCGCAATTGCCCTCGGCCATCCGCTGGGATGCACCGGCGGGAAGCTGTCCGTGCAGATCATCGACGAATTGCGCAAGCGCGGCGGCAAGTACGGCGTTGTAACCATGTGCATC